One genomic segment of Vagococcus intermedius includes these proteins:
- a CDS encoding FUSC family protein — MRTIKTGISVFFCILLSFLLQRETYVVAAITAVFTIREDMQNTIKFGKHRIVGNILGALTSVVVITIFNIFGDSQLVQLLAIPSVIILMIGVLSNLGYHEGTVGGCATLLTILFMIPSTKSYSYAFARVVDSIMGMTIALLVNRVLPNRHAKHSKCQQAFFEWEKIVKWQPKKKHNIE, encoded by the coding sequence ATGCGAACGATTAAAACAGGGATTAGTGTCTTTTTTTGTATTTTGTTAAGCTTTCTCTTACAACGTGAAACTTACGTTGTTGCAGCTATTACGGCTGTTTTTACAATTAGAGAAGACATGCAAAATACAATCAAATTTGGCAAACATCGGATTGTTGGGAATATTTTAGGTGCGTTAACTTCAGTTGTAGTCATCACTATTTTCAATATTTTTGGCGATTCACAACTCGTACAGTTACTTGCTATTCCAAGTGTTATTATTTTGATGATTGGTGTTTTATCAAATTTAGGCTATCATGAAGGGACAGTAGGTGGCTGTGCGACACTATTAACCATTCTATTTATGATTCCTAGCACTAAATCATATAGTTATGCGTTTGCAAGAGTTGTTGATAGTATTATGGGGATGACAATTGCTTTGCTGGTCAACCGAGTTCTACCAAATCGTCATGCTAAACATAGTAAGTGTCAGCAAGCTTTTTTTGAATGGGAAAAAATAGTGAAGTGGCAGCCTAAAAAAAAACATAATATTGAATAA
- a CDS encoding coenzyme F420-0:L-glutamate ligase, with translation MERTVGTTVRGLRGPIINQGDNLEEMIVETVLNASKSEGFAIDDQDVITVTESIVARAQGNYASIDDIAADVKGKFGDDTVGIIFPILSRNRFSICLRGMARGLKKVVLMLSYPSDEVGNHLVDIDELDEKGINPWTDVLTEAQFREHFGYKKHTFTGVDYIEYYKSLIEAEGATCEVIFSNNAKTILDYTKNILTCDIHTRFRTKRILENNGAEKVYAMSDILTSSNNGSGYNADYGLLGSNKSTENSIKLFPNNCQPLVDGIQNKMKELTGKNVEVMVYGDGAFKDPVGQIWELADPVVSPAYTSGLEGTPNEVKLKYLADNNFADLRGAELKEAISDYIKNKDEDLVGAMEAQGTTPRRLTDLIGSLSDLTSGSGDKGTPFVYIKGYFDNYTK, from the coding sequence TTGGAAAGAACTGTTGGAACAACTGTCCGTGGCCTACGTGGTCCAATTATTAATCAAGGAGATAACTTGGAAGAAATGATTGTTGAGACTGTTTTAAATGCCTCAAAATCAGAAGGTTTTGCGATTGATGATCAAGATGTCATTACAGTCACAGAATCAATTGTTGCCCGTGCGCAAGGTAACTATGCATCAATCGATGATATTGCCGCAGATGTTAAAGGAAAATTTGGCGATGACACTGTTGGTATTATCTTCCCAATCTTAAGTCGTAACCGCTTCTCTATTTGTTTACGTGGGATGGCTCGTGGTCTTAAAAAAGTTGTTTTAATGCTTAGCTACCCTTCAGATGAGGTCGGAAACCATTTAGTTGATATTGACGAATTAGATGAAAAAGGAATTAATCCTTGGACAGATGTTTTAACAGAAGCACAATTCCGTGAACATTTTGGTTACAAAAAGCATACCTTTACAGGTGTTGATTACATTGAGTACTATAAATCACTTATCGAAGCAGAAGGCGCAACATGTGAAGTTATTTTTTCAAACAATGCTAAAACAATTTTAGACTATACTAAAAATATCTTAACGTGTGATATCCACACACGCTTCCGAACAAAACGTATCTTAGAAAATAATGGGGCTGAGAAAGTTTATGCTATGAGCGATATCCTAACTAGCTCAAACAATGGCAGTGGCTATAATGCTGACTATGGTTTATTAGGTTCAAATAAATCAACAGAAAACAGTATTAAACTATTTCCAAATAATTGCCAACCCTTGGTTGATGGCATTCAAAACAAAATGAAAGAATTAACTGGCAAAAATGTTGAAGTGATGGTTTATGGTGATGGCGCTTTTAAAGATCCAGTCGGACAAATCTGGGAACTTGCTGATCCAGTTGTTTCTCCAGCCTACACAAGCGGCTTAGAGGGAACTCCAAATGAAGTAAAACTGAAATATCTAGCAGATAATAACTTTGCTGATCTACGTGGGGCAGAATTAAAAGAAGCAATCTCTGATTATATTAAAAATAAAGATGAAGATTTAGTTGGTGCAATGGAAGCTCAAGGAACAACTCCTCGTCGTCTAACTGATTTAATTGGTTCTCTATCAGATTTAACTTCTGGTAGTGGAGACAAAGGAACTCCTTTTGTCTATATCAAAGGGTACTTCGATAACTATACTAAATAA
- a CDS encoding LysR family transcriptional regulator, giving the protein MVGKLDLYRIFQVVSQNKSFSKAAKELYMTQSAISQSIAKLEFELEVSLFYRTPKGVFLTKEGEVLEEHVRAALNLIEIAEDKLLNFKEMKTGELKIGVGDTISRYFLMPYLESFYSEYPGIKLKIVNGTTPEIMVFLKEGEVDVGVCHLPIADERFDVRPCKEIQDIFVCSPDYPIAKEEPLSYAELLSYPLIFLEKKSNSRMYVDDFLAQQGHVISPIFELGSYDLVMEFAKINLGISCVLREFAESNLLNGELIELPLEQTIPSRHIGIIHLKSYPLSQAAQKFVESIIK; this is encoded by the coding sequence ATGGTAGGTAAGTTAGATTTGTATAGAATTTTTCAAGTGGTTAGCCAAAATAAAAGTTTTTCAAAAGCGGCTAAAGAACTTTACATGACCCAATCAGCTATTAGTCAGTCAATTGCTAAATTGGAATTTGAATTGGAAGTCTCTCTTTTTTATCGAACACCTAAAGGGGTTTTTTTAACTAAAGAAGGAGAAGTGTTAGAAGAACATGTCCGAGCGGCATTAAATTTGATTGAAATAGCAGAAGACAAATTGCTTAATTTTAAAGAAATGAAAACTGGCGAACTTAAGATTGGTGTAGGGGACACAATCTCTCGTTACTTTTTAATGCCTTATTTAGAGAGTTTTTATAGCGAGTATCCTGGAATTAAATTAAAAATTGTCAATGGTACAACCCCTGAAATTATGGTTTTTTTAAAAGAAGGCGAGGTCGACGTGGGTGTCTGTCATCTTCCAATTGCCGATGAACGTTTCGATGTTAGACCTTGTAAAGAGATTCAGGATATTTTTGTCTGCAGTCCAGACTATCCGATTGCTAAAGAAGAGCCATTAAGTTACGCTGAGTTACTCAGTTATCCTTTAATTTTTTTAGAAAAAAAATCAAATTCGAGAATGTATGTAGATGATTTTTTAGCCCAACAAGGCCATGTTATTTCGCCAATCTTTGAGTTAGGTTCCTATGATTTGGTTATGGAATTTGCTAAGATTAATCTGGGAATCTCATGTGTTCTACGGGAATTTGCAGAATCCAATTTACTGAATGGTGAACTAATAGAGTTGCCATTGGAACAAACGATTCCCTCACGACATATTGGCATTATTCACCTAAAAAGTTATCCGTTATCTCAAGCGGCACAAAAATTTGTTGAAAGTATTATAAAATAA
- a CDS encoding DUF975 family protein, with product MFCRECGNKMKEGAVFCPKCGTAVKEESEANFKKGASDFLGNMNTKFEELKKDQASSLQIEEHHGINVTRKELKELAQRKLSGKFGQWSVTLIWMFVIVIALILVAVLTGIKGSEASFFGNSFVGFIWGLIAFIAVIATLLVLILGNAVIEWCAINTLYDRKVDGKRIYYYFIRSEKNRVLLANILVGIFTFLWTLLFIIPGIIKGASYSMTNYLMERDRTLSANQAIKLSRQLMHGYKLEYLILNYSFFFWRVAMSVTNGLVFFYVGPYQAVTRMAFFDKIYDYYLEKNHEAL from the coding sequence ATGTTTTGTCGGGAATGTGGGAATAAAATGAAAGAGGGCGCAGTATTTTGTCCTAAATGTGGTACAGCTGTAAAAGAAGAATCAGAGGCTAATTTTAAAAAAGGTGCCAGTGATTTTTTAGGTAACATGAATACAAAGTTTGAGGAATTAAAAAAAGATCAAGCTAGTAGTTTGCAGATCGAAGAACACCATGGGATTAATGTCACAAGGAAAGAACTAAAAGAATTGGCCCAAAGAAAGTTGTCCGGTAAATTTGGTCAATGGTCAGTCACGTTGATTTGGATGTTTGTGATTGTTATAGCGCTTATCTTAGTTGCAGTTTTAACTGGAATCAAAGGGAGCGAAGCTAGCTTCTTTGGTAATTCTTTTGTTGGGTTTATTTGGGGACTAATTGCTTTTATTGCAGTTATTGCGACTTTATTAGTCTTGATTTTAGGTAATGCCGTAATTGAGTGGTGCGCAATTAATACTTTATATGATAGAAAAGTAGATGGCAAGCGTATTTATTACTATTTTATTCGTTCAGAAAAAAATCGCGTGCTCTTAGCAAATATTTTAGTAGGTATTTTTACTTTCTTATGGACACTATTATTCATTATCCCAGGTATTATTAAAGGTGCTTCTTATTCAATGACAAACTATTTAATGGAAAGAGACCGGACACTATCAGCTAATCAAGCGATTAAATTAAGTCGTCAGCTAATGCATGGATACAAGCTTGAGTATTTAATTTTGAATTATTCATTTTTCTTTTGGCGTGTTGCGATGTCAGTTACGAATGGTTTAGTCTTTTTCTATGTAGGACCGTATCAAGCTGTTACAAGAATGGCATTTTTTGATAAGATTTATGATTATTATTTAGAAAAAAATCATGAGGCATTATAA
- a CDS encoding TcaA second domain-containing protein: MKKCEKCGSEFNEEAVFCENCGNRLKNKTEEQNVNNDDEQKAEVKKQVIEKKQEQLSGESQSASKKLAEMKARELAEMEKEADELKVKQKAAGQKEPTVEKKVAPINDQFTCARCGLVQNVTNNFCEKCGHKQGESYDASKDDSKRVLNVATLPKEPRKPLSKKAKIMIGSGIGAVILLAGGYAFGKSYYSLENQATRFAELVKENDPAKLASVLKTHDPNYKVNKQNLTKYTDYYADKKHKKEFSELVNTLNSSPYAINGIGDLSMQQEGSKFLFFDNYNFYIEPVYLELTANQKNIEFKIDDEVVGKSDSDEYQMSSDPLTPGEYDIEGALKGQKEKNTSRVNLVRFMNDSFQENTSVNMAIQKVAFDIISNTDTGDVLLDGEKVGELEDGEFTVKDKVWHQGMTVQISKTLPDESKMTTDKREIGEYDYPAENYNSDYSELNLDLEEVKGKDDIQYELDNIYNNFSSYTDDSYGSYNARAITDLASHFENGQSNAEFIDFDTFINSVRKAKSKDHLSAEASVEEVQQVGDNTYEVRYLIEYTTVYKDSDQDSITQIFRYKKATFIYDEEDQQLKIRDLGGTDNFEVVDDGN, from the coding sequence ATGAAAAAATGTGAAAAGTGTGGCAGTGAATTTAATGAAGAAGCGGTATTTTGTGAAAATTGCGGAAACCGTTTGAAGAATAAGACTGAGGAACAAAATGTCAACAATGATGACGAGCAAAAGGCTGAAGTAAAAAAACAAGTGATAGAAAAAAAACAGGAACAACTTAGTGGTGAGTCTCAATCTGCTTCTAAAAAATTGGCAGAGATGAAAGCTAGAGAATTGGCAGAAATGGAAAAAGAAGCAGATGAGTTAAAGGTGAAACAAAAAGCTGCTGGGCAAAAAGAACCTACTGTTGAGAAAAAAGTAGCACCAATAAACGATCAATTTACTTGTGCACGTTGTGGTTTAGTTCAAAATGTTACCAATAATTTTTGTGAAAAATGTGGACATAAACAAGGTGAGTCATATGATGCAAGTAAAGATGATTCAAAACGAGTTTTAAATGTAGCGACACTTCCCAAAGAACCACGTAAACCTTTGTCAAAAAAAGCTAAAATAATGATAGGGTCCGGTATTGGAGCAGTTATTTTATTAGCAGGCGGTTATGCGTTTGGTAAGTCGTATTATAGTTTGGAAAATCAAGCTACACGATTTGCTGAACTTGTTAAAGAAAATGATCCAGCTAAGCTAGCGTCCGTCTTAAAAACTCATGATCCTAATTATAAGGTCAATAAACAAAATTTGACTAAGTATACGGACTATTATGCTGATAAAAAACATAAAAAAGAGTTTTCAGAACTAGTCAACACATTAAATTCTTCACCTTATGCTATCAATGGTATAGGGGATTTATCAATGCAACAGGAGGGAAGTAAATTTCTGTTCTTTGACAATTATAATTTCTATATTGAACCGGTCTATCTAGAGTTAACAGCTAATCAAAAAAATATTGAATTTAAGATAGACGATGAGGTAGTTGGGAAATCAGATTCTGATGAGTATCAAATGAGTTCTGATCCGTTAACTCCAGGTGAGTATGATATTGAGGGAGCGTTAAAAGGTCAGAAAGAAAAAAATACCTCACGTGTTAATTTAGTACGCTTTATGAACGATTCGTTTCAGGAGAATACGAGTGTGAACATGGCTATCCAGAAAGTAGCTTTTGATATCATCTCAAATACTGATACAGGTGATGTGTTATTAGATGGCGAAAAAGTTGGTGAACTGGAGGATGGAGAATTTACAGTCAAAGATAAGGTCTGGCACCAAGGTATGACTGTTCAAATTTCTAAAACCTTACCTGATGAGTCTAAGATGACAACTGATAAAAGAGAAATTGGTGAATATGACTATCCGGCTGAAAATTATAATTCTGATTACTCAGAACTTAATTTAGATTTAGAAGAAGTTAAAGGTAAAGATGATATTCAGTATGAATTAGACAATATTTATAATAATTTTTCATCTTATACAGATGATTCTTACGGCTCATATAATGCACGGGCAATCACAGATTTAGCGTCACATTTTGAAAATGGGCAGAGTAATGCTGAGTTTATTGATTTTGATACGTTTATTAACAGTGTCAGAAAAGCTAAAAGTAAGGATCATTTAAGTGCAGAAGCTAGTGTAGAAGAAGTGCAACAAGTAGGGGATAATACCTATGAAGTACGGTACTTAATCGAGTACACAACTGTGTATAAAGATAGTGATCAAGATAGTATTACGCAAATATTCCGATATAAAAAAGCTACATTTATCTATGATGAAGAAGATCAACAGTTAAAAATAAGAGATTTAGGTGGCACTGATAACTTTGAAGTCGTGGATGATGGTAATTAG
- a CDS encoding glycoside hydrolase family 3 protein — protein MKKIIGLLVGIIVLGVGLYAGATSFKQEAKVKKEIEVTEKEPTDKTTESISPTKDQQLMKNEQDETKEEKTKEKKAEIKAAVTIDQRIAEMSLEEKVGQLFLVRVPEANQLNDIKEYHLGGYVLFSRDMEGETRASLKAKIASYQATSSIPLLIASDEEGGTVSRLSTGSNLVDTPLLSPQELYQAGEWQAIRQDITDKAAIFSDYGIHTGLAPVADISTDPASFIYDRTIGLDRKATEKYVVTAVEEMKKHKIGSTLKHFPGYGNNRDSHVDIVTDNRPLTELEENDYKPFEAGIKAGADSILVSHNIIEALDASLPASISKPVHDEIRNKLGFDGVVMTDDMDMAGLADFISQEEAGMLALKAGNDLILSSSYDRQIPYVIESVEQGELKETQIDASVKRVLTWKEKLGLL, from the coding sequence ATGAAAAAAATAATAGGGTTACTAGTGGGGATTATTGTACTAGGAGTTGGTCTCTATGCTGGTGCAACAAGTTTTAAACAAGAAGCCAAAGTAAAAAAAGAAATAGAAGTCACTGAGAAAGAGCCGACTGATAAGACAACAGAGTCAATAAGTCCAACTAAAGATCAACAGTTAATGAAAAATGAACAGGATGAAACGAAAGAAGAGAAAACAAAAGAAAAGAAAGCAGAGATTAAAGCGGCAGTGACTATTGATCAAAGAATAGCAGAGATGAGCTTAGAAGAAAAAGTTGGTCAGTTATTTTTAGTCCGAGTACCAGAAGCTAACCAATTAAATGACATAAAAGAGTACCATCTAGGTGGTTATGTTTTATTCAGTCGTGATATGGAAGGTGAAACAAGAGCCTCTTTAAAAGCAAAGATAGCCAGCTATCAAGCTACTAGTAGTATCCCTCTTTTAATAGCATCAGATGAAGAAGGCGGTACGGTGAGTCGATTGAGTACAGGAAGCAATTTAGTCGATACGCCGCTACTATCCCCACAAGAACTTTATCAAGCAGGTGAATGGCAAGCCATCCGTCAGGATATAACGGATAAAGCCGCTATATTTTCTGACTATGGTATTCATACGGGCTTAGCTCCTGTTGCGGATATTTCAACTGACCCAGCCTCATTTATTTATGATCGGACTATTGGTTTAGATCGAAAGGCAACAGAAAAATATGTGGTTACGGCAGTAGAAGAGATGAAAAAGCATAAGATAGGTTCAACGTTAAAACATTTCCCTGGTTATGGTAATAATCGAGATTCTCATGTGGATATTGTGACAGATAATCGTCCGTTGACTGAATTGGAAGAAAATGATTACAAGCCATTTGAGGCAGGTATCAAGGCTGGAGCTGATAGTATTTTAGTGTCTCACAATATTATTGAGGCCTTAGACGCCAGTTTACCAGCTTCTATTTCAAAACCCGTTCATGATGAAATTCGTAATAAACTAGGGTTTGATGGGGTTGTGATGACAGATGATATGGATATGGCTGGACTAGCTGATTTTATTAGTCAAGAAGAAGCGGGCATGTTAGCTTTGAAAGCTGGGAATGATTTGATCTTATCCTCATCGTATGATCGCCAAATTCCTTATGTAATTGAAAGTGTTGAACAAGGCGAATTAAAGGAAACTCAAATTGATGCTTCGGTTAAACGTGTGTTGACTTGGAAAGAGAAGTTAGGCTTATTATAA
- a CDS encoding NupC/NupG family nucleoside CNT transporter has product MNFIVGIIGIIIFLGLAYLTSSDRSKIKKWPIIKLFALQFIFGYILLNTSAGNFIISGIANGFTKILDYAGEGVEFVFGGLANKGAAPFFLTVLMPIVFISVLIGILQYFKILPFIIKYLGKAISKVNGMGQLESYNGVASIILGQSEVFISVKKQLGGLSEQRLYTLCASAMSTVSMSIVGSYMTLLEPRFVVTAIILNLFGGFIIASIINPYELTEDDDDTIIIEGEKQSFFEMLVEYIMDGFNVAITVGAMLIGFVAIIAMVNGIFEGIIGISFQELLGYVFSPVAFLMGVPFEQAVDAGSVMATKLVSNEFVAMTTLKEGNFAFSERTVAIVSVFLVSFANFTSIGVISGAVNGLNQRQGKVVARMGLRLLWGATLVSLLSATIIGLIFI; this is encoded by the coding sequence TTGAATTTTATCGTAGGAATTATTGGAATCATTATTTTTTTAGGCTTGGCTTATTTAACTAGTAGCGATCGCAGTAAAATAAAAAAATGGCCAATTATTAAATTATTTGCCTTACAGTTTATTTTTGGGTACATTTTATTAAACACGAGTGCAGGAAATTTTATTATTAGTGGAATTGCCAACGGTTTTACTAAAATTTTAGATTATGCTGGTGAAGGGGTCGAATTTGTTTTTGGAGGTCTAGCCAATAAAGGTGCAGCACCATTCTTCTTAACTGTTTTGATGCCGATTGTCTTTATTTCCGTCTTAATCGGAATTCTACAATATTTCAAAATTTTACCTTTTATTATCAAATATTTAGGTAAGGCGATTAGTAAAGTGAACGGTATGGGACAATTGGAATCATACAATGGTGTTGCCTCAATTATTTTAGGACAATCAGAAGTTTTTATTTCAGTAAAAAAACAATTAGGTGGCTTATCTGAGCAACGTCTATATACGTTATGCGCCTCAGCGATGTCAACCGTTTCTATGTCGATTGTCGGATCTTACATGACGTTACTAGAGCCTAGATTTGTGGTGACAGCGATTATCTTAAACTTATTTGGTGGCTTTATTATTGCGTCAATTATTAATCCATATGAGTTAACAGAAGATGATGATGATACGATTATTATCGAGGGAGAAAAACAATCGTTCTTTGAAATGTTAGTGGAGTATATCATGGATGGTTTTAATGTGGCGATTACAGTTGGAGCAATGTTAATTGGATTTGTAGCAATCATCGCGATGGTCAATGGTATTTTTGAAGGAATTATTGGGATTTCATTTCAAGAGCTGTTAGGTTATGTTTTTTCTCCAGTTGCCTTTTTAATGGGAGTACCTTTTGAACAAGCGGTTGATGCGGGAAGTGTCATGGCAACAAAGCTTGTATCAAATGAATTTGTTGCGATGACTACTCTAAAAGAAGGAAACTTTGCTTTTAGCGAAAGAACGGTTGCCATTGTGTCAGTTTTCTTAGTGTCGTTTGCAAATTTCACCTCAATTGGTGTTATTTCAGGCGCAGTAAATGGCTTGAATCAACGTCAAGGGAAAGTAGTTGCTCGTATGGGCTTACGTCTGCTTTGGGGAGCAACCTTAGTAAGTTTATTATCTGCAACAATCATTGGTTTAATTTTTATCTAA
- a CDS encoding DHA2 family efflux MFS transporter permease subunit, producing the protein MTKSTKNGPILAILLTGTFLCNLNQTLLNVALPSIMSDFNISASQGQWISTGYMLVSGLMIPITAFLIERFKTRPLYHFSITMFLIGSILAGISPSFTVLILGRMIQAIGSGVIMPLMTVTLMNIYPANKIGSIMGLIGLAMNFAPGIGPTMAGWIVQSYNWRYLFYILIPFAALNLLLSFRYLANVGRQKMLKFNLIGVILSSVGLGCLLLGFSNAGDHLWLSFNVLGVIIIGSVITAIFVYQQLTITSPMLNFTVFKSKTFTMTTIINFVVIMALYGGMLLLPMFLQNVRHVTPFVSGVIMLPGACFMAILSPLSGRLFDRYGAKPITIIGLVILIVGTFMFTQLTVHSTVTFAALAQTIRSIGLVLILMPLQTEALKSLPLELVAHGTAMFQTTRQIAGSIGTSILITMMSISSKHFEKSLVLTHSINQQQGIILHGIKSAYNMTTILCLIALILTILLKKNPPLPNLNSDRIILTTTVK; encoded by the coding sequence ATGACTAAATCTACTAAAAACGGACCGATTCTTGCTATTTTATTGACAGGTACGTTTCTTTGTAACCTGAATCAGACCCTACTTAATGTTGCACTTCCTAGTATCATGAGTGATTTTAATATCAGTGCTAGTCAAGGTCAGTGGATTTCAACTGGCTATATGTTGGTTAGTGGCTTGATGATTCCTATTACAGCTTTTCTCATCGAACGCTTTAAAACCCGTCCACTTTATCATTTTTCAATCACTATGTTTTTAATCGGCTCTATTTTAGCAGGTATTTCACCTAGCTTTACAGTTCTAATCTTGGGTCGAATGATTCAAGCTATTGGATCAGGTGTCATTATGCCTTTGATGACTGTAACTTTAATGAATATTTATCCTGCTAATAAGATTGGTAGTATTATGGGACTCATCGGCCTTGCCATGAATTTTGCACCCGGTATTGGACCAACTATGGCTGGATGGATTGTGCAATCTTATAATTGGCGCTACCTATTCTATATCTTAATTCCATTTGCTGCTCTCAATTTATTACTATCATTCCGTTATTTAGCTAATGTCGGCCGACAAAAAATGTTAAAATTCAATTTAATAGGAGTTATTCTATCCTCAGTTGGGCTGGGTTGTTTGTTACTAGGTTTCAGCAATGCTGGTGATCATCTGTGGTTAAGCTTCAACGTGTTAGGCGTTATTATAATCGGTTCAGTAATAACCGCTATCTTTGTCTACCAACAGTTAACTATTACCTCACCAATGCTTAACTTTACCGTCTTTAAAAGTAAAACTTTTACTATGACGACAATTATTAATTTTGTTGTGATTATGGCTCTTTACGGTGGGATGCTATTATTACCGATGTTTTTACAAAATGTTCGACATGTTACACCTTTTGTCTCTGGCGTTATTATGTTGCCTGGTGCTTGTTTTATGGCTATCTTATCTCCACTTTCAGGGCGTTTATTTGATCGTTATGGCGCCAAACCGATTACAATTATCGGTCTAGTCATTCTTATTGTGGGAACTTTCATGTTTACTCAGTTGACAGTCCACTCGACTGTAACCTTTGCTGCCCTTGCTCAAACAATTCGTTCAATTGGTCTTGTTTTAATTTTAATGCCTCTTCAAACCGAAGCATTAAAATCATTGCCTTTAGAATTAGTGGCGCACGGAACAGCTATGTTTCAAACGACACGACAAATAGCGGGTTCCATAGGTACCTCTATTTTAATAACCATGATGAGTATATCTTCCAAGCATTTTGAAAAGTCACTAGTGCTTACTCACTCGATTAATCAACAACAAGGTATTATTTTACACGGCATAAAATCTGCTTATAATATGACAACTATATTATGCTTAATTGCCTTAATCCTAACCATCCTCTTAAAAAAGAATCCTCCGCTTCCAAATTTAAATTCGGATCGGATAATTCTTACAACAACTGTAAAATAA
- a CDS encoding MarR family winged helix-turn-helix transcriptional regulator codes for MLYENEDYLKTILLSFRDIHQETRTILNGAAMKKDITIVQLLVANIIKKNPQSTLNQVAKEMRLGKSTVSGIVSRMVNSGYILKEEDPSDRRNTLLSLSLSGEQKVSETYDIYLKNLLPILEIDPEKLADLLTTHQQILTILDEVKHHD; via the coding sequence ATGCTATACGAAAATGAAGATTATCTCAAAACCATACTCTTATCTTTTAGAGATATCCATCAAGAAACACGGACGATACTAAATGGCGCTGCTATGAAAAAGGACATCACGATTGTACAATTATTAGTAGCTAACATTATTAAAAAAAATCCTCAAAGTACACTTAATCAAGTCGCAAAGGAAATGCGTTTAGGAAAAAGTACTGTATCTGGTATTGTTTCACGTATGGTCAACTCTGGTTATATATTAAAAGAGGAAGACCCTAGTGATCGACGTAATACGCTATTAAGTTTATCTCTTAGTGGTGAACAAAAAGTCTCTGAAACATATGATATTTATTTAAAAAATCTCTTACCAATCTTAGAGATTGATCCTGAAAAATTAGCCGATTTATTGACGACTCATCAGCAAATTCTAACTATTTTAGATGAGGTGAAACATCATGACTAA